A portion of the Chrysiogenia bacterium genome contains these proteins:
- a CDS encoding HD domain-containing protein encodes MRIAFYRDVRAVGGEVFLVGGAVRDRLLGRQTKDIDVLVRGVPAEQLHGILSRHGRVEATGRSFAVFKFIVAPGEAIDVALPRVERSTGVGHADFDVQADPGLKVEDDLGRRDFTINAIAQEVVSENLELGALVDPFGGVADIEKKLLRAVFERAFEEDALRVLRGVQFAARFGLDVEPATLSLMRAAAPLLPTLSPERVIQEIGKLLGAPRPSVGFRLMHECGALATLFPELEAMRGVAQPPEFHIADVFDHTMLVLDNAATDSRLRKPGDVETLLAALYHDVGKPPTKGTHPDNGRITFFGHENISADVTRKRLVHWKAGMIGADVDHVVTLVQNHLFAWGDEVSDRGVRRFIRKVGAELVDKIIDLCIADLLSGAMPERVEGVLAFRERVDAELAKEPALSIRDLAVGGRDLMEIGYPAGPALGKELARLFELVTDDPALNERETLLSLVQKPE; translated from the coding sequence ATGCGAATCGCCTTCTACAGGGACGTGCGCGCCGTGGGCGGGGAGGTCTTCCTCGTGGGCGGCGCGGTGCGCGACCGGTTGCTGGGGCGGCAGACCAAGGACATCGACGTGCTGGTGCGCGGCGTTCCGGCCGAGCAGCTCCATGGGATTCTCTCGCGCCACGGACGGGTGGAGGCCACGGGGCGGAGCTTCGCGGTGTTCAAGTTCATCGTCGCGCCGGGCGAGGCCATCGATGTGGCGCTTCCCAGGGTCGAGCGCTCCACCGGGGTGGGGCATGCCGACTTCGACGTGCAGGCCGATCCGGGTCTCAAAGTCGAAGACGATCTGGGCCGCCGCGATTTCACCATCAACGCCATCGCCCAGGAAGTGGTTTCGGAAAACCTGGAGCTGGGCGCGCTGGTCGATCCCTTCGGCGGGGTAGCCGACATCGAGAAAAAACTGCTGCGCGCGGTCTTCGAGCGCGCCTTTGAAGAGGATGCCCTGCGCGTGCTGCGCGGCGTGCAGTTTGCCGCGCGTTTTGGTCTCGACGTCGAGCCCGCGACGCTCTCCCTGATGCGTGCGGCCGCGCCGTTGCTGCCCACGCTCTCGCCCGAGCGCGTGATTCAGGAGATCGGCAAGCTGCTGGGCGCGCCGCGCCCCTCGGTGGGCTTTCGCCTGATGCACGAGTGCGGCGCACTGGCAACGCTCTTTCCCGAACTCGAGGCCATGCGCGGCGTCGCGCAGCCCCCGGAGTTCCACATCGCCGACGTCTTCGACCACACCATGCTCGTGTTGGACAACGCGGCGACCGATTCGCGGCTGCGCAAACCCGGCGACGTGGAGACCCTGCTCGCCGCGCTCTACCACGACGTGGGGAAGCCCCCGACGAAAGGAACGCATCCCGACAACGGGCGCATCACCTTCTTCGGGCACGAGAACATCTCCGCCGATGTCACGCGCAAGCGCCTCGTGCACTGGAAGGCCGGCATGATCGGCGCCGATGTCGATCACGTTGTCACGCTGGTGCAGAATCACCTGTTCGCCTGGGGCGATGAAGTCAGCGACCGCGGAGTGCGGCGCTTCATTCGAAAAGTCGGCGCCGAGCTGGTCGACAAGATCATCGACCTGTGCATCGCCGATCTTCTCTCGGGCGCCATGCCCGAGCGCGTGGAGGGCGTGCTCGCCTTTCGCGAGAGAGTCGACGCCGAGCTCGCAAAAGAGCCCGCGCTCAGTATCCGCGACCTGGCCGTGGGCGGGCGCGACCTCATGGAAATCGGCTACCCCGCCGGCCCCGCGCTGGGAAAAGAACTCGCCCGCCTTTTTGAACTCGTCACCGACGATCCCGCCCTCAACGAGCGCGAAACCCTGTTGAGTCTCGTTCAGAAACCTGAATAG
- a CDS encoding dodecin domain-containing protein: protein MRVAKISELIGSSEESWEDASRTAVRRASATLAGISGFEVLRKGIAIKNGKSEYRVQLRLIFELAPDFEMHV from the coding sequence ATGCGAGTCGCCAAGATTTCCGAACTGATCGGCAGCTCCGAAGAGAGCTGGGAAGACGCCTCCCGCACGGCCGTGCGCCGCGCGTCGGCGACCCTTGCGGGAATTTCCGGATTTGAAGTCCTGCGCAAGGGCATCGCCATCAAGAACGGCAAGTCCGAGTATCGCGTGCAGCTTCGGCTGATCTTCGAACTGGCGCCCGATTTCGAGATGCACGTCTAG
- a CDS encoding MBL fold metallo-hydrolase: MQLENGHVLERVRRVSTPVPFPPQHIHSYLILADEPILIDTGMKTPQAWEAIQKNLGEHGLEVSDIRHLLITHAHIDHYGQAKRIREASGCKVYSNVLEATYLRSGREGGHREMDSPNMAWFYEWGVPQDLIERDVLGHKMSEKVAEAVPVDVTFDDGEKFSICDVTFRPVWVPGHAIGHTVYIVDEWKTMFSADHLLPDISPVPLLNFPDPTKRGKTRSLIEFLESLKKIEHEDIIVALPAHGDPILDHHTLIDGYRLGVERRMLRVKRALTEDGPMTAFELSEHMFRQKARMMMYLTMSEAVGYLEILESQDKLAIENREGVLYYSLKA, translated from the coding sequence ATGCAACTTGAAAATGGACACGTATTAGAGCGCGTCCGGCGCGTTTCGACGCCGGTACCCTTTCCGCCCCAGCACATTCACAGCTATCTGATCCTGGCCGATGAGCCCATTCTCATCGACACCGGGATGAAGACGCCCCAGGCCTGGGAAGCGATTCAGAAGAATCTTGGCGAGCACGGGCTCGAGGTCTCCGACATCCGGCACCTGCTCATCACGCACGCGCACATCGACCACTACGGCCAGGCCAAGCGCATTCGCGAGGCCTCTGGCTGCAAGGTGTATTCCAACGTGCTGGAGGCCACCTACCTGCGCAGCGGGCGCGAGGGCGGCCACCGCGAGATGGACTCGCCCAACATGGCCTGGTTCTACGAGTGGGGCGTGCCGCAGGATCTGATCGAGCGGGATGTGCTCGGCCACAAGATGTCGGAAAAGGTGGCCGAGGCCGTTCCCGTGGACGTGACCTTCGACGACGGCGAGAAGTTTTCCATCTGCGACGTGACCTTCCGGCCCGTTTGGGTGCCCGGCCACGCCATTGGGCACACGGTCTACATCGTTGATGAGTGGAAGACCATGTTCTCTGCCGACCACCTGCTGCCCGACATCTCGCCGGTTCCGTTGCTCAATTTTCCCGACCCCACAAAGCGCGGCAAGACCCGCTCGCTAATCGAGTTCCTGGAATCGCTCAAGAAGATCGAGCACGAGGATATCATCGTCGCGCTTCCGGCCCACGGCGATCCCATCCTCGATCACCACACGCTCATCGACGGTTACCGCCTGGGGGTGGAGCGCCGGATGCTGCGCGTCAAACGCGCGCTCACTGAGGACGGCCCCATGACCGCCTTCGAGCTCTCCGAGCACATGTTCCGGCAGAAGGCGCGCATGATGATGTACCTGACCATGAGCGAAGCGGTCGGTTATCTGGAAATTCTAGAATCACAGGACAAGCTCGCAATTGAAAACCGCGAGGGCGTTCTGTACTATTCGCTCAAAGCCTGA
- a CDS encoding CvpA family protein has product MWVDLIALFVLAFFCAAGYFRGFVSLLFSFIGLLATYVGTPHLARWIETSTDWSALDPQSRYWVVLAGAASILYFGCNFIGLVVSHFVVGKEEHHKRRDRIMGLGLGLIQGGVIALFLACLVGATPKAMREDSGWVDDQVRGSRLVDAVDPWNPILERRKELEWLTELGDVMKMLSDPNLIEDLELSKTAKEALSDPAIKEVLTDNKLIDALRSQDYTELFSKERWRGVMENEELREAVESIDLETIRTEIEDAQAERAGKIEDIIEEEE; this is encoded by the coding sequence ATGTGGGTTGATCTGATCGCGCTCTTTGTTCTGGCGTTCTTCTGCGCCGCGGGGTACTTCCGCGGTTTCGTCTCGCTGCTTTTCAGTTTCATCGGACTGCTCGCCACCTATGTCGGCACGCCGCACCTGGCGCGCTGGATCGAGACGAGCACCGACTGGTCCGCGCTCGATCCCCAGTCGCGCTACTGGGTGGTGCTCGCCGGCGCGGCATCGATCCTCTACTTCGGCTGCAACTTCATCGGTCTGGTGGTTTCCCACTTCGTCGTGGGCAAGGAAGAACACCACAAGCGCCGCGACCGCATCATGGGCCTGGGGCTCGGCCTGATTCAGGGCGGCGTGATCGCGCTGTTTCTGGCCTGCCTGGTGGGCGCGACGCCCAAGGCCATGCGCGAGGACTCCGGCTGGGTCGACGATCAGGTGCGCGGCTCACGCCTGGTAGACGCGGTCGATCCCTGGAACCCGATCCTCGAGCGCCGCAAGGAACTCGAGTGGCTCACTGAGCTGGGCGACGTCATGAAGATGCTCTCCGATCCCAACCTCATCGAGGACCTCGAACTCTCGAAGACGGCCAAGGAGGCCCTCAGCGACCCGGCCATCAAGGAAGTGCTCACCGACAACAAGCTCATCGATGCGCTGCGTAGCCAGGACTACACCGAGCTCTTCAGCAAGGAGCGCTGGCGAGGCGTGATGGAGAACGAAGAGCTGCGCGAGGCCGTCGAGAGCATCGATCTCGAAACCATCCGCACCGAGATCGAGGACGCCCAGGCCGAGCGCGCCGGCAAGATCGAAGACATCATCGAAGAAGAAGAGTAG
- a CDS encoding dodecin domain-containing protein produces the protein MAVAVVTHMIASSPTSWDDAARRGFERAKQTLRNITGLEVISEKAKVVNGEIREFRVAIKVTFILEEKGE, from the coding sequence ATGGCTGTTGCAGTTGTCACCCACATGATCGCGTCGAGCCCCACGAGCTGGGACGACGCCGCCCGTCGCGGCTTCGAGCGCGCCAAGCAAACGCTCCGCAACATCACCGGCCTCGAAGTGATCTCCGAGAAAGCCAAGGTCGTCAACGGCGAGATCCGCGAGTTCCGCGTCGCCATTAAAGTGACCTTCATCCTCGAAGAAAAAGGCGAGTAA